A window from Cryptomeria japonica chromosome 1, Sugi_1.0, whole genome shotgun sequence encodes these proteins:
- the LOC131038886 gene encoding tryptophan synthase beta chain 1, whose translation MGSLGLAMESRWRWSTARGGGNPSIIMRLQRIKGSACACPPSLSPLLSLKAAGSLLGTKRPDAFGRYGKYGGKYVPETIMHALSQLELAFHAIKADKSFQKELAAILKDYVGRQSPLYFAERLTEHYGGGPQIYLKREDLNHTGSSKVNNAIAQSLLAKRMGKQRVVAETGSGQHGLAIAAASARLGLQCVVYMGGRDMERQASNVIQMRLLGADVRPVFYGSAALKDATSEAFRDCVTNVESTHYIMGSVIGPHPYPMIVREFNAVVGKETRRQAMEKWGGKPDVVIACVGRGSNAMGMFHEFVSDEDVRLIGVEGGGSGLESGKHAATLSRGEVGVMHGGMSLLLQDDDGQIVEPYSIASGLNYPGIGPEHSFLKEIGRAEYYSVTDEEALDAFHLLSRLEGIIPALETAHAVAYLSKLCPELGEGSKVVLNCSGSGIKDVQIALNHPHHLKQRVDCHSSA comes from the coding sequence TTGCAGAGAATCAAAGGAAGCGCCTGCGCCTGCCCCCCTTCCTTATCACCACTTCTCTCACTCAAGGCTGCGGGATCCCTGTTGGGTACCAAGAGGCCCGATGCGTTTGGGAGATATGGGAAATATGGGGGCAAATACGTCCCCGAGACAATTATGCATGCGCTCTCCCAACTGGAATTAGCCTTCCATGCAATCAAAGCAGACAAGAGCTTTCAGAAAGAGCTGGCCGCCATTCTCAAAGACTACGTGGGCCGCCAGTCACCACTCTACTTTGCAGAGAGGCTAACGGAGCATTATGGGGGAGGGCCCCAAATTTACCTGAAAAGGGAAGATCTCAATCACACGGGATCTTCCAAGGTGAACAACGCCATTGCGCAATCACTCCTCGCCAAACGCATGGGAAAGCAACGGGTAGTGGCCGAGACTGGTTCAGGGCAGCATGGCCTTGCAATTGCCGCTGCCTCTGCCCGGCTCGGTTTGCAGTGCGTTGTGTACATGGGCGGCCGTGATATGGAGCGCCAGGCCTCTAATGTCATTCAAATGCGGCTTTTGGGGGCTGATGTGAGGCCGGTTTTTTATGGGTCCGCCGCATTGAAGGACGCCACATCGGAGGCTTTTCGGGACTGTGTTACGAATGTGGAGAGCACGCACTATATCATGGGCTCTGTCATCGGTCCACATCCGTACCCCATGATTGTACGGGAGTTTAATGCTGTTGTAGGGAAAGAGACACGAAGACAGGCTATGGAGAAATGGGGGGGGAAGCCTGATGTAGTGATTGCTTGTGTTGGGCGGGGCTCAAACGCAATGGGGATGTTTCATGAGTTTGTGAGTGATGAAGATGTGAGGTTGATTGGTGTGGAAGGAGGAGGGTCGGGGCTGGAGAGTGGAAAGCATGCGGCCACTTTGAGCAGAGGGGAGGTGGGTGTTATGCACGGAGGGATGAGCCTTTTGCTTCAGGATGATGATGGGCAGATCGTTGAGCCTTATTCTATCGCCTCCGGACTGAATTACCCGGGCATCGGACCAGAGCATAGTTTTCTTAAGGAAATTGGTCGTGCAGAGTACTATAGCGTCACTGATGAGGAGGCATTAGATGCTTTCCACCTGCTGTCGAGATTAGAGGGCATCATACCTGCTCTTGAGACGGCTCATGCGGTGGCTTATCTCAGTAAACTATGCCCTGAATTGGGTGAGGGAAGCAAGGTGGTGCTCAATTGTAGCGGTAGCGGAATCAAGGATGTTCAAATCGCACTCAACCATCCCCACCATCTCAAACAACGTGTCGACTGTCACAGTTCAGCTTAA